Proteins from a genomic interval of Clostridium sp. AN503:
- a CDS encoding amidohydrolase — MKQEKQRAVEAINAKAGLIHDVADQVWDFAELSLQEEKSAALYCEVLEKEGFTVERGICNIDTAFSGSFGSGRPVIGILAEYDALSGLSQEGGLLEQKERVAGGCGHGCGHNLLGAGAFAAALGIKAYLEETGRQGTVVLYGCPGEEGGAAKAFMAREGLWKGLDAALTWHPEDVNEVATGSTNSCIQVQYKFSGIASHAAGAPEKGRSALDAVELMNIGVQFLREHMSDKARVHYAITDAGGRSANVVQPRASVLYMVRSNHVAEAVELQARVDRIAEGAALMTDTTFERQFIDGLSDTVSNFALEQILYDNYKELGVPSYTEAEHTYADQLAATYAGSDKVPGVAAANDDKLRDEVIRMREENGHAMNAFLAPLYQGEAFTAGSTDVGDVSWQTPTAQIHVAAWPNGCPGHSWQNVSCDRTDIGHKAAVHAGKVLAAAAIDLIDQPELLLKARAEFDKRTAAGYVCPIPADAVPVVPD; from the coding sequence ATGAAACAGGAAAAACAGCGTGCGGTGGAGGCCATTAACGCGAAGGCCGGATTGATCCATGATGTGGCGGACCAGGTGTGGGACTTTGCGGAGCTTTCCCTTCAGGAAGAGAAATCTGCGGCACTGTATTGTGAGGTTCTGGAAAAAGAGGGATTTACGGTGGAGCGCGGGATCTGCAATATTGACACCGCATTTTCGGGAAGCTTCGGAAGCGGACGCCCGGTGATCGGCATTCTGGCGGAGTATGACGCGCTGTCAGGGCTGTCTCAGGAGGGCGGCCTCCTGGAACAGAAGGAGCGTGTTGCGGGCGGCTGCGGTCATGGCTGCGGTCACAATCTGCTGGGAGCAGGCGCATTTGCGGCGGCGCTTGGTATCAAGGCGTATCTGGAGGAGACCGGGCGGCAGGGGACCGTGGTGCTGTACGGATGTCCGGGAGAGGAAGGCGGAGCAGCCAAGGCATTTATGGCAAGAGAAGGCTTATGGAAGGGTCTGGATGCCGCACTGACCTGGCATCCGGAGGATGTAAATGAGGTGGCCACCGGTTCCACAAATTCTTGTATCCAGGTGCAGTATAAGTTTTCCGGGATTGCCTCCCATGCGGCGGGGGCGCCGGAGAAGGGGCGCAGCGCGCTGGATGCGGTGGAGCTGATGAATATCGGCGTGCAGTTCCTGCGGGAGCATATGAGCGATAAGGCCAGGGTCCACTATGCTATCACCGATGCGGGCGGGCGCAGCGCAAACGTGGTGCAGCCAAGGGCCAGCGTGCTCTATATGGTCCGTTCCAACCATGTGGCGGAGGCGGTGGAGCTTCAGGCACGGGTAGACCGGATCGCGGAGGGCGCGGCGCTGATGACCGACACCACTTTTGAGCGGCAGTTTATCGACGGCCTGTCGGATACGGTCAGCAACTTTGCCCTGGAGCAGATCCTGTATGACAATTATAAAGAGCTGGGCGTCCCGTCCTACACGGAGGCGGAGCATACATACGCGGATCAGCTGGCGGCAACCTATGCGGGCAGCGACAAGGTCCCGGGGGTTGCGGCTGCCAACGATGATAAGCTGCGGGATGAAGTCATCCGGATGCGTGAGGAAAATGGACATGCGATGAATGCGTTTCTGGCTCCGCTGTATCAGGGAGAGGCATTTACGGCTGGTTCCACGGATGTGGGCGATGTGAGCTGGCAGACGCCGACAGCGCAGATCCATGTGGCGGCATGGCCCAACGGCTGTCCGGGACACAGCTGGCAGAATGTTTCCTGCGACCGCACGGACATCGGTCACAAGGCGGCTGTCCATGCAGGTAAGGTGCTGGCGGCGGCGGCGATCGACCTGATCGACCAGCCGGAGCTGCTTTTAAAGGCGCGTGCGGAGTTTGATAAACGGACGGCGGCAGGGTATGTCTGCCCGATCCCGGCGGATGCGGTGCCGGTGGTCCCGGATTGA
- a CDS encoding HAD family hydrolase, translating to MIRCCIFDLDGTLLNTLEALNYTVNLVMEHFGYGPVDEAHMKKFVGDGYKMLLERALKFSGDEDLVHFEESQGVYMEQFAKHSMHNVRPYDGIPELLKGLKDRGIKIAVLSNKPHKQTVENIDTVFGKGYFDFVAGERPDIPRKPDPAGVHQILEEFGAKPEECLYFGDTNTDMKTGLGAGVTTVGVTWGFRDREELESYHPQYVIDEAREVFEKII from the coding sequence ATGATACGATGCTGCATATTTGATCTGGACGGGACCCTTTTAAATACGCTGGAGGCCCTGAACTACACTGTGAACCTGGTCATGGAACATTTCGGCTACGGCCCGGTGGACGAGGCCCATATGAAAAAGTTTGTGGGAGACGGTTACAAGATGCTCCTGGAACGGGCGCTGAAGTTCAGCGGCGACGAGGATCTGGTACATTTCGAGGAGAGCCAGGGCGTGTACATGGAGCAGTTCGCAAAGCATTCCATGCACAACGTAAGGCCCTATGACGGGATTCCGGAGCTTTTAAAAGGGTTAAAGGATCGCGGGATCAAAATTGCAGTATTGTCCAACAAGCCTCATAAGCAGACGGTAGAGAATATTGATACAGTTTTTGGCAAAGGTTATTTTGATTTTGTGGCCGGGGAGCGGCCGGATATCCCGAGAAAACCGGACCCGGCGGGCGTGCATCAGATCCTTGAGGAGTTTGGAGCCAAGCCGGAGGAATGCCTGTACTTCGGAGACACCAACACCGACATGAAGACCGGTCTTGGCGCAGGCGTGACCACGGTCGGCGTGACCTGGGGCTTCCGGGACCGGGAGGAACTGGAGAGCTATCATCCGCAGTATGTGATCGATGAGGCGAGGGAAGTATTTGAAAAGATAATCTAA
- a CDS encoding amino acid ABC transporter permease, whose amino-acid sequence MSQFIQMDNFSKIAPYAKLFQQGMIVTVLLALFTVLIGFCLALALALMRMSNVRPFRALGIDKDGHLREKGFLALVSRFNPLSFLATAYVEILRSTPVIVQVFIIYYGVFSIVQLPNFQMFGFIKFNRFFPGVVALGMNSGAYLCEIIRSGIQSIDGGQTEAARSLGLSQWQNLRYIILPQALKNILPAIANEFVVIIKESAITYTIGVQDIMSAVNAVKGATFVIIEPLLVATAIYFCLCFPTSKIIAYFERRMSRGDKR is encoded by the coding sequence ATGAGTCAATTCATTCAAATGGACAATTTTTCCAAGATCGCGCCCTACGCCAAGCTGTTCCAGCAGGGCATGATCGTTACGGTGCTGCTTGCGCTGTTCACGGTCCTGATCGGATTCTGTCTGGCGCTGGCGCTGGCGCTGATGCGGATGTCTAACGTCCGCCCGTTCCGCGCCCTTGGCATCGACAAGGACGGACACCTGAGGGAAAAAGGATTCCTGGCGCTGGTCAGCCGTTTTAACCCGCTGTCGTTTCTGGCAACGGCATATGTGGAGATCCTGCGGTCCACGCCTGTGATCGTGCAGGTATTCATCATATATTACGGCGTGTTCAGCATCGTACAGCTTCCGAATTTTCAGATGTTCGGCTTTATCAAGTTCAACCGCTTCTTCCCTGGCGTGGTGGCCCTGGGTATGAACTCCGGCGCGTATCTCTGTGAGATCATCCGCTCCGGTATCCAGTCCATCGACGGCGGGCAGACGGAGGCGGCGCGCTCCCTGGGACTTTCCCAGTGGCAGAACCTGCGCTATATCATTCTGCCGCAGGCGCTGAAGAACATCCTGCCGGCCATTGCCAATGAATTTGTGGTCATTATCAAGGAATCCGCTATCACCTACACCATTGGTGTGCAGGACATCATGTCTGCGGTGAATGCGGTCAAGGGTGCAACTTTCGTTATCATTGAACCTTTGCTGGTGGCAACGGCGATCTATTTCTGCCTGTGCTTCCCGACTTCCAAGATCATCGCATATTTTGAGAGGAGGATGAGCCGTGGCGACAAACGATAG
- a CDS encoding amino acid ABC transporter ATP-binding protein, with product MIQVRDLKKHYKSGTIKALDGVTVDINKGDVMAVIGPSGSGKSTFLRSLNLLEEPTGGAIIFNGVDITKMKYTDENGRVVKVDIDSLRQKMGMVFQHFNLFPHMTILDNMTLAPIKVKGMDRAAAEKKALELLDRVGLKDRAGAYPIQLSGGQKQRVAIVRALAMEPEVMLFDEPTSALDPEMVGEVLDVMKELALEGMTMVVVTHEMGFAREVGNRVLFMADGMLVEEGTPEDIFDHPKNPRLQDFLAKVL from the coding sequence ATGATCCAGGTAAGGGATCTTAAAAAGCATTATAAGTCAGGTACCATCAAGGCTTTGGACGGTGTGACCGTGGATATCAACAAAGGGGATGTGATGGCGGTCATCGGGCCGTCCGGTTCCGGCAAGTCCACGTTCCTGCGCAGCTTAAACCTGTTGGAGGAGCCTACGGGAGGCGCTATTATTTTCAACGGTGTGGACATCACGAAAATGAAATACACCGATGAAAACGGGCGCGTTGTGAAGGTGGATATCGACAGCCTGCGCCAGAAGATGGGCATGGTGTTCCAGCACTTTAACCTGTTCCCCCATATGACGATCCTGGATAATATGACTCTTGCGCCGATCAAGGTAAAGGGCATGGACCGGGCCGCGGCGGAGAAAAAAGCCCTGGAGCTTTTGGACCGTGTGGGTCTTAAGGACCGCGCGGGCGCATATCCGATCCAGCTTTCCGGCGGACAGAAGCAGCGTGTTGCGATCGTGCGCGCGCTTGCCATGGAGCCGGAGGTGATGCTGTTTGACGAGCCGACGTCCGCTCTGGATCCGGAGATGGTCGGCGAGGTTTTAGATGTTATGAAGGAGCTTGCCTTAGAAGGCATGACCATGGTGGTAGTCACCCACGAGATGGGCTTTGCCCGCGAGGTAGGCAACCGGGTGCTGTTTATGGCGGATGGGATGCTTGTGGAGGAAGGGACTCCCGAGGATATCTTTGACCATCCGAAGAACCCGAGACTGCAGGATTTCCTGGCAAAGGTTCTGTAA
- a CDS encoding transporter substrate-binding domain-containing protein: MKKKFLALTLSACMVASLAACGGSKPAETTAATEKATEATTAAGAEAGSEAESTEAAEAAAEITTVEAGKLTVATSPDFAPYEFYAIGEDGTPQLAGFDMALAQYIADYLNLELEVVTVDFDGVLTELQTKSVDLGMAGLSPDPKREGIMDFSDIYYMGGQSLVTVKANADKYKSFDDTNKPEVSVGAQTGSIQLDLANTNSPDADIISLPKVTDIISELLAGKMEVAYIETDVAKSYQKNYPELEIIMDVPYEQEGSSIGVCKDNAGLLAGVNEAIAAAKADGSLEKFIADANEQASGEKYEGLLDEQGNVQQ; the protein is encoded by the coding sequence ATGAAGAAGAAATTTTTAGCACTGACCCTGTCAGCATGTATGGTAGCTTCCCTGGCAGCCTGTGGCGGAAGCAAACCGGCGGAGACCACCGCTGCAACTGAGAAAGCAACCGAGGCAACTACCGCAGCAGGCGCTGAGGCAGGAAGCGAAGCAGAGAGCACAGAAGCGGCTGAGGCAGCGGCTGAGATCACCACAGTGGAAGCAGGCAAGCTGACTGTAGCCACCAGCCCGGACTTTGCTCCCTATGAGTTCTACGCGATCGGCGAGGACGGGACTCCGCAGCTGGCAGGTTTTGATATGGCTCTGGCCCAGTATATCGCAGATTATCTGAATCTGGAGCTGGAGGTTGTTACTGTAGATTTCGACGGCGTTCTGACCGAGCTGCAGACCAAGTCTGTGGATCTGGGCATGGCAGGCCTTTCCCCGGACCCGAAGCGTGAGGGGATCATGGACTTCTCCGACATCTATTACATGGGCGGACAGTCTCTGGTGACTGTAAAGGCAAACGCAGACAAATATAAATCTTTTGACGATACCAACAAACCGGAAGTTTCCGTGGGCGCTCAGACCGGTTCTATCCAGCTTGACCTGGCAAACACCAACAGCCCGGATGCAGATATCATTTCCCTGCCGAAGGTGACCGATATCATCTCTGAACTGCTGGCTGGCAAGATGGAAGTAGCTTACATCGAGACCGATGTGGCCAAGAGCTACCAGAAGAATTACCCGGAGCTGGAGATCATCATGGACGTACCGTATGAGCAGGAAGGTTCCTCCATCGGCGTATGCAAGGACAATGCAGGACTGCTGGCAGGCGTCAATGAGGCGATCGCTGCTGCAAAGGCAGACGGCAGCCTGGAGAAATTCATTGCCGACGCCAATGAGCAGGCATCCGGTGAGAAGTATGAAGGTCTGTTAGATGAGCAGGGAAATGTGCAGCAGTAA
- a CDS encoding phosphatase PAP2 family protein, translating to MKEEKKKIQNNFIVAAGLLVLFILYTVAIMFVDVQPIGPQGSSVGFAEVNQYFHTLFGVNMLLYSITDWLSIAVLFIMFGFAMLGLVQLIKRKSLFRVDSSILVLGGFYVLVFLAYLFFEFFVVNYRPVLIEGVLESSYPSSTTMLMMCIMPTAIMQFHYLISSKKLRNIVNAFCGIYASFMVIGRVLSGVHWFTDIVGGILLSATLVMLYYSTNQLVNSKAS from the coding sequence ATGAAAGAAGAAAAGAAAAAAATTCAGAACAATTTTATTGTAGCTGCCGGACTGTTGGTTTTGTTCATTCTCTACACAGTGGCGATTATGTTTGTTGATGTGCAACCAATCGGCCCACAGGGTTCATCTGTCGGTTTTGCGGAAGTCAATCAATATTTTCATACGCTGTTTGGTGTGAATATGCTGCTATATAGTATAACGGACTGGTTGAGCATTGCTGTACTGTTTATCATGTTCGGATTTGCAATGTTAGGTCTTGTGCAACTTATAAAAAGAAAAAGTCTGTTTCGTGTAGATAGCAGTATTTTGGTATTAGGCGGTTTTTATGTGCTTGTATTTTTGGCATATCTCTTTTTTGAGTTTTTTGTTGTAAATTACAGGCCTGTTTTGATTGAAGGTGTTTTGGAATCCTCTTATCCGTCCTCTACAACAATGCTTATGATGTGCATTATGCCTACGGCTATTATGCAATTTCATTACTTGATTTCAAGCAAAAAATTAAGGAATATAGTAAATGCTTTTTGCGGTATCTATGCAAGTTTTATGGTCATTGGGCGGGTTTTATCTGGTGTGCATTGGTTTACTGATATTGTAGGTGGAATATTGCTTAGTGCAACACTTGTTATGTTGTACTATTCCACAAATCAGTTAGTAAATAGTAAAGCCAGCTGA
- a CDS encoding helix-turn-helix transcriptional regulator, with translation MEIHEKLQELRKQKKLTQEELSEILFVSRTAISKWESGRGYPSIDSLKAIAEFFGVTIDELLSNRELICIAEKDSHEKTQHMRDLVFGLIDCSVGMLFFIPLYGQQGGEIIRQVSLLSLQETSLFIKATYFAIILLTVACGIATLALQNYSSIIWIKTKTVLSMILTTISVVIFIASLQPYVAFFTFVLLIIKGALLLKRP, from the coding sequence ATGGAAATTCATGAAAAGCTGCAAGAACTTAGGAAACAAAAAAAATTAACACAAGAAGAACTTTCTGAAATACTGTTTGTTTCACGAACAGCCATTTCAAAATGGGAATCAGGGCGTGGTTATCCAAGTATTGACTCCTTAAAAGCAATTGCAGAATTTTTCGGGGTAACAATAGATGAACTGTTATCCAATAGAGAACTGATTTGTATTGCAGAAAAAGATAGTCACGAAAAAACACAGCATATGCGTGATTTAGTATTTGGCTTGATTGATTGCTCTGTTGGAATGTTGTTTTTTATCCCTCTTTATGGACAGCAAGGGGGCGAGATAATTCGTCAAGTATCTTTGCTATCGTTACAGGAAACATCATTGTTCATAAAAGCCACATATTTTGCAATCATTTTATTAACAGTTGCTTGTGGCATTGCTACATTAGCTTTGCAAAATTATTCCAGCATTATTTGGATAAAAACAAAGACTGTCTTATCTATGATATTGACTACCATTAGCGTTGTTATCTTTATTGCAAGCCTTCAACCTTATGTAGCCTTTTTTACATTTGTTTTGTTGATTATCAAGGGAGCTTTGCTGCTAAAACGCCCATGA